Genomic DNA from Paenibacillus sp. MBLB1832:
CCGAGCCAGCTCGAATCGTCTAATGCTAGGTAGCCGTACAACGCGCCTATAACGGCTATAGGTTTCGCAGTGGAGTCTCCTACCGGAATGCATTTTCCTGTCGGACGCAGCGAATAGAGGGAGTAATCCAAATTTTTGCGCAGCAGCTTTAGGTAAGCATCCGAGAATTGAAAATGGAAACGCTTGGAAAGAACAACAGCCAGACCGAACCAGAACATGCAGCCATTGTGGTAGGATGGGCAGCCTTCGATCTGCCCGCCGTCCTCTGTCAATTGCGCCGAAACGCATCTTTCGATCCCATGGATCGCGAAGGACTTCCATTCCTCAGCTTCCTTGAGCTCTGGAAAATACAGCGCCGTCGTCAGAATGCCGAGACATTCCATAAGAAAATGATTGTGGTCCGCCTTGGGCCAAAGAATCGGGGACACCTTGCGCAATATTTTGATTTGCTTATACACAGCCCCTAAGTACGCCTCCAGCAATTCCTCAGTAAACAAATCTGTAGGTCCCAGATGCTCCAGCACTAGCGGCCAAGTATGGTAATTCCGAATGCCAAGCTCCAAAGCCCGTAAAGGGTGGCATTGTGAGTAAAATTCAATTGGATAGTTCACCATGTCTTCACGGATGTCGATCGTCTCGATCCAATCCAGCATTTCCTCAATCACTTTGCGTCCATATTTGTCATCTCGTGTCAGCGTATAAGCTTCCAACAAATCCTGCCAATGCGTCATCCGATTGAGCTGCCATAGAAATTCGTTATCGTTATGTCTGCGTTCCAGCCAGTAAGGCGGGTTTCCTACAAATTCGCGTACACCACCGGTTCCCGGGAGGACCATCATCCCCTTGTAGGCTTCCTCGGCGTTTGCTATCGTTGCCTGCACCAATTCAGGCATATGCTCCGAAATGTAGGTGCCCTTAGCTGCCACAGGCTCTAATCTGGCGCGAAGGCTGGACAACAGCTCGCCTGTAGTCATCGGTACCTTTAATAAAGCTTGTATATTCATTCTGATTTCTCTCCCTCGTAGAAGCGTGCCAATTACACAAATGGCAGACAAAAGTTACCTTGAACTTTTGTCTGCCTTTTCCTATATTATCTAGTGATCACCAATACAGGCCTGAATCCTAAGGTGGTGTTCTCCTTCATGCCATAAGAGGTATTGCCGCTGCCTCCCTGATCGACCGGCGAGTAGACGCGCAGCGAAATTCTGTGGTCCGTCGGATTGGCCATCGCGGCTATCACCTGTGAGGTCACATCGATGGGCAGTGGTTGATAGACAGAAGGCGATGTCCATGTCGCAATCGTGCCAAGTGACCCTATAGGTTGATTGCTCCAGGTAATCGCAGACGTCCCCGTTTCTGTCCAATTGTTATCGACCAGATCGACGGTATTCTTCAGATTCGGGCTAGCTACCGTCGTCGGCGTCAAGATGACCGTTGCCTTGGATATAGGTCCCGTGATGGACGACGTATCGAATTGGATGTACGTCTTCCGATTGAACCCTGTACCCGAATTCTTCACATCCCCAGTAGCCGAGGTGCCGTAAGAGGTCGTGGAATACGAACCATCGCGCACGAAGGAGTCAGCAGTCGATGTCAGCGACGTCGTCTGCGGCGAGAGCGAAAGCGTCAGTACCGGTGCGTTGGCGAGCGTATTCTCCTTCGTTCCGTAGGCGATGTAAGAGGAGTCCGTATTCGGATTGTAGATGTTCAGTGACAGCTTCTTGTCGCCAGCCAGCGCTGTCGTTACAGCAGTCGTAGCATCAAACGTTATCGGAGTGCCCACGACCGGTCCCGTCCAAGAGGCAATCGTCGTCGATCGAGCAGGCTTCGTGCTCCAGGTGACGGTAGATTCGCTCCAGCTATTATCCACCAGCGCTGCCGTCTGCTGGGCGCTGCTAGCATTATTCGCCGTCAGCGGCATGAGCTGAACCTGAGCGCTCGTGATCGATGAGGTGACCGCGGATAGATCGAATCGAACCAGACTTTCCCGACTCGTCGTGCCTGTCTGAACATACATTTTCGATTCGCTGCCACGTAGGGTGGCGTCGTTGTTAGTAACATAGGCATCTGCATCGGCATACACCTTCATGAACGGACTGTTCGTTAGCGGCGCAGCGAACTCCTTGGAATATAAGCCGGTGCCGCTCGTGTTGTAAGCCGCCACGATGAAGTAGAAAGGTGCGCCATTCATCGGAATCGAGAAGCTGGTAGCCGTACCGAGATCCTTCAGATGATAATATTTACCGCTATTATTCCCGTACTTGATGCTGTAGCCCGTCGCTCCTGTCACCGGCTTCCACCTTAGCGTGGCGGTGTTATTCGCTACTGTGAGGCTTGACACGAAAGGCACATCAATGATAGTGGCCGGAGTTACCGACTGCACAGCTGTAATTGAGCTCTCCCCCGAATCGTTAACAGCGGAGGCGGCCACATAATACGTCGTGCCATTGACAAGACCCACGATCGTGCAAGATGGATTCAGGGTTGCATTGGTGCATGACGTGTACCGATTGCCTGGGCTCTGCAGATTCGTGGGCGATGTGCTGTAATAGTAGTTATATTTTTTGGCATACGGAACATTCTTGATATTCAACGTGACCTGTTTATCGCTTGCCACAGTAGAGACGATGACAGGCGTCGATGGAGCTGACAACGGCTGTGCCAGGGCTTGCCCCGATGGATTGCTCTCCCCGTTGCTATTGGTGGCGGTAACGGCCATGTAATAGATGGTTCCATTGGTCAGACCACTAAGCGTATAACTAGTCGTATTTCCCGCTGCTACTGGACTTCCGTAGCTGCCGCTGCTCGTTCCAATGTAGACATTGTATCCCGTTGCGCCGTCCACCGGCTTCCAGTTGAGCGTGATCTGTCCGCTGCTCGTGCTTTTGGCACTAGTAACAATCGGGGTGCCTGGACTCTTGATTCCCACCGCGTACAGATAGCTCCCGACCCGGGTAAACGATACCGCGGCTCCATTAAGCTTCACACTCGTGACGGAAGTCGGCGCGTAGATCTTAATTGCCGTAGTCGTGCTGGCGTCCGGTTGCAGAGAAGCTCCGCTGACTTCCAGTGTCGTACCGTTCCACTCGACTCCGATCTCCGGCACTACGGCAGACGAGAGGAAGACATCCGACGAGCTCCTCTTCAAGCTGCTGCCGCCAACCATAAGCGCCTTCGTTAGCGATCCGCTCGACGAAAATTCGGTATAGGCAGCCTTGCCATTGAACGTATAATTGTTGGGAGAGCCATACGTCCGGGTTGCCGTAGGCGTCGCTTCATGTGAGAGGTAGTACATGCCAGTACTGCCATCCGGAAGATCGATCTGGGCGGCGGTTGCCGTTGCAGCGCTAACGCCGGTCGATTTGCGTGTCACCGTTACATCCTTGCTTAGCGTTGCTGTCGAGGCTGTCGGATAGAGCACCGTATCGAAGACGGCATCGCCGGATACGGCATTCTGCTTGTAGGAACCATATACAGCCACTGAAACGACGCCTTGTCGTTGCGAATAGTACCCATTCTCAAGCGTCGCACTCGACAGAGAGGAGCCGTCGACCGGAACAATCTCGATATCCCCATTACCGGAATTTGTCTTAATCCGCTTCGTTGTCGCATCGATCGACGGGCTGGCATCCGGGCGCATATGCCACGTCTGATTGTAGCTATGCGTTCCGCTGGTCGGCTGCAGTAGGTCAGAGACGATCCAGAAGCCATCGCGGATGAACAGAACATCTCGGGTATGCGGAACGGAAGCATATCCGGTCGACGTTCCTTCGACAAAGTCAAAGCTTCCATTGGTCGCCCATCGGTTCACATCGCCATGTGAAGTAAGCCCTACCCCTGTGCTATCCACGGTCTGTGAGGTATTATCCACCTTGATCGTATTTCTCGATTCGGTATCGAGCCGCAGCCAATTGGAGACGGCATCATTGTTGTAGCTGTAGCGACCCATGTTGGCAATGAGCGGCTGCCCATATGCATATGCGGTTACGGAGAGCAGGTCGGGATTCCCGTGATTGCCTTCCTTCGCCGTGAAGCTCATGAACGAATCCGATGCCGTCCATCCGGTGCGCATGAAGGCCTGCTTGCTGCCGGCATCAAGGACGGAGGTATAGGCAGTCGACTGATAGTTGGTCAAGTCGGAGTTGCCGTATAAGGTACCCACTTTTTGTACGAGACTGGTTCGATCCGCCCGATCTCCATCCCCTGACTGGATGTCCGTATGATCGGGATAGCTGGAATCCATCACATACTTAGCCAACTGTTGGATAAACGTATCCAGTTTCCCCGACAAGCTGACCGAATTGATCTGGGCCATACTCTTAATGTCCAGGAAGGTGCTGAGCTCTCCGGCGGTATAGAAGGTGGAGTTCTCGGTGTACGTGCCGTCGGACAGAGTCAAGGTTTGCACCTGACTCTCCAGTCTGGTCTTCGCTGCCGTCGTCCAGTCGGTAGAAGCGGCAAATTCCGGAAAGTAGACGCCGAGATTGAACAGTGCCTGGGATTCGAAGGTGCCCCAGTTATTGTCGGCCCTGTAATTGGCATCCGTATAGAAATTGGTTCCGGATTTCCAAAGAGACTTCAGCATCGACGTGTTAGCCCCAGCATCGATGGAACTGCTCTTGCGAATGATTTCGTAGGCTTGCATCCATTTATTTACCCTGGACGAATCATCCAGATTAACGGGATTGTATGGCGCCTGAATGGTCGGATCATTGCCATAGGTCTGAATAAACCCGGTAATCTGACGAAGCAGGTTGCTCGCGTATTTCTCGTCATTCGTCGCTTGATAGGCGACTGCCACGATCGGTGCGTGGTAGAAACGACTCATGATGGACGTATTGATCCCACCAGGCGTATCCCAATTGAAGCCGCCAGGAGCCCCTTGCCATGACACGGTGTTGAGCAGCGTGTTGTTCCAGGTAGCGCTCGATTCCGTGACCGGACTTGCATTGTAGACGGCAACGGTCATCTGCGTACTCGACGAACCCGTGCCACGTACAAAATTACCGTTCACCACCAGCGATGCCGTCTGAATCGTCCCGGTTATTGTAGAAGCGGGAAAGACGATATACGCGCGCTGCTCGTTCTCATCGAAGGGAAGCCCCGAGCCTCGAACATTCAGCAGCTGGGCACTGCCATAGTTCTGATCGGCATTCGACGCTCCTGCACGAATATACGTATCCGCAGTCGCAGCGAGCGTGTACGTGTTCGGATCTCCGACCAAGGTGTATTGTAGATAGGGGCGAACCCCTGAATTAGAGGCTTCCTTGCTGTTAATCATAGCGGTATCGATGCCCTTATAGCGACCCATCAGCATGAAGGAAATGGAACTGGAGGCGCTCTGTAGCGCCGTCGTCACATCAATGGAGGCAGAGCCGGCGGTTTGAGTGAGGTTAATGGTGCCGATTGGATATTCGGCAGTCACTCCAGAGATGATATCGTCGATTGCAAAATCGGCTGCCGTGGTATTACTAAAGCTCGAAGTGATTGGGAGCGGTTGCCGATTCGTCCGACCTTTGAAGTACGTCAGTAGATCCTGCTGCGCCTGCGGGTAATTGCCCGCCTTCACGTCATTCTGCACGGTTGCCAGCACTTGCACACCACTAGAGGTATAGCCGTAATCTAGCCCCGGAGGCACATCCCAAGACGTACCATTCCAATGGCCAAACAACTGTTGGTCGCTGACTGTACTGACGTCACTGTAAGCGTTAGTAACTTGCGGCAGCAAAGAGGGGGTCAATAACAACACAGCCGCGGTAACGAGGAGTCTGCTTTTCCATCTGTTACGCTTTAACATCAATCTCACTCACTTTCCTTCAAGAAATTCCGTTCTGCATAGGTCTTCCGCATCCCGGTACTGAAATAATAGTAGCGAATAGGTTCCATGCATAGATCTCATTTTTTTAGCTTATTATCAAAATTACAGATTGGATCAAACTGGTGATCAACCTAAACAAAAAAAGAGTCAAACCTGAGCATGATGAGGTTTGACTCTTTGCAAATTATGTTCTATTGAACTGCCTATACTCTCCTGGTGTCGTATATTCGATTTTTTTGAAATTACGACTTAACACAACGCTATTGGAATATCCGACTTTTTGTGCGATTTCTTGCAAGGTCATATCTCCATTAATTAACAGTCTTTTTACTTCATCCACTCGAAACTCATTGACCAATTCGATGAAATTCCTGCCGACTTGCTCCTTGATCAGGTTAGATAAGTAGGTCGGATTCATATTCATATAACTGGCCATGGTGGCAAGACTCATATTAGGATCATGGTAGTTTTGTTTCAAATAATGGAGCATTCTATCCTTCAGACTGTCGCTTCGACTTGTTCGTTTTTCATTCATATGCAAACTGAGTTTTTGGAAAATGTTCCTTACCGTTTCCTGCATCGCTCGAATGGTTTGACAAGCCAATAAGTCATCATAAGGATTACGATCCGATTCGAACACTTCTTGATACGATGCAACAGTTTCATTAAGCACTTTAATAGCTGTACACATCAGATCGAAGAACAAACAACGCGCAAGGTCAAGCGGCATCTTGTCCTGAGCCAAATTCAATTCAAACACCGTGTCCAGAAGACGTTCGGTGCGCTTGATATCCCCATGCTGAATTGCACTGACTAGTGACATCTCAATCTCTAGAGGATACATATACTTCGATGGATTGAATTCTACAAGAGTATCTTGGTAACTAATAACAGTATTGCTTCCCTTAATTAACCGATATTCCATCGCCTTCAGTGCTTCATTATAAGAAAATACAGCTCCATCCGTACCCTCATGAATGCTGCCCAGAGCAATGCTAACGTCATTATTAAATTTATTTTTAATGAATGTGATTCCTTCCTGGATGGAGGAATGTAAGGATCGAATATCAAGTTGATCACTCTTGATGTTATAAATGACACCTATTTTTTCCAAATCAAGGTCAATGACATAGGCGGTATCTCCATACTGTCCCAAGTGCTCTAGAATGTTGCCAATGACAAACTTAGAAAACGTTTTCTCCGCGAGTGAATCTTTATGAAACTGATCGATGTGCACAAGAATGAACAGAAAGTAAGGATGTGGAAATTTCACATCAACGGTTTCCAACGTTTGGGGAGACAGATCTTCCCATGCTACGTTTCCTTTTAGAAACTGAATGAGGAGCTGATTCCTAATATTAGGGGCTTGGCTCTTCAATATTGTGCTCATTTTATCTTTCTCAGCCCAAGCCGATTCAGCGGCGAATGCAATCATATCAAATTCATTCTTCGTTGCATACAAATCAGGTTGTCCAGTCATTCTCTTCTGCAGTTTCCCCATAAGCCGTTTGACAGGCAGGTAGCTAATGTATGCTAACAAATAAGCGATTAACATACTTAAAGTGATCATACCAAGCGATAACCATATAAAGGTATTTCTCGTGCCTCTTAAATCACGTTCAATAAATTCAGTTGGAACGACAGAAACAATACTTCGTTTTTTTAATTCGTCGGAAACACGGGACACTATAAATTCTTTCCCTGCTCCAGTCAGCCTTATGCGATCGGTCCTCAATGGAAGCACATTCTCCAAGGGTAAAGCAGATCTTATCTTCTCATCTCCATAATAAAGGAGTATTTGATTCTGATTATCAAATAAATAAACCGCCGCCTGATTTCTCTTGAAAGCCGTATCCAACAATTTATCGACGTCTGAGGCGCCTATCCAAATGACAATCGTTGCAAAGGCATCCTGCGAATTTTTGGAACTCACGGATTGTAGTAACCCGATGACCTTCTCATTTGCCGATACACTGCTGGATATTTGTTGCTCATGGATATAGTCTAGTTTATGATGCTCGCCCATCATCGTTTTCCACTGTTGATAATCCCCTCCCGATTGTAGCTTTGCAGTCTCGAAGAAATCGGGAGGGTTAAATTTGGAGCTGTCTGTCACAACCATATCAGATCGGTTGAAATAAATATAAATTCCCTTGACGTAGATATCCTTTGCCTTAACTCTATTTAATAATGCAATTAATTGAGATAGATTGTACTTGTCCTGGTTATCCATTTCCGTTGGAGTGTTTAATAGTCTCTGCACTAGCGGTTCCTGTGTTAAACCGAGGACCTGCTGTTCTACATTGCCAAAATGTTCGTCCATGACCTTCTCCGTTTGTTGAAGCATAGACAAGTTATAATCACTAATCTGCGTCTCCAGAACGCCAGAATATTGCTTATAGCTCAGAAAGGCTAATAGGAGTGGTACTAATATCATGATCAGATAGGAGAGAAATACAATCAAAAATATACTTCTTCCTCGTAAAAGGCTATACATTTTCAGCCCCCTCCCTTCTGCTATTATACTTTAAAGGCGCTAATCATTCATTATTTGATAAGTTTGACCCGCTGTCACATCAAATTGTAACAATCCATCCCTGTAGTTCGTTATTACGGATTCATGACCATCATGTACGGATAAGGAATCAGTCGTTCTGATGAAGCAAGTTCTGTTGTGGCTGGCCTTAATCCAAGCGGCAGTCAACTGTCCATTCCTCCATTCTATGGTGATCTCCATGCCTCCCCTTGCTCGAAGGCCTCTCACTCTTCCATTGGACCAGGCTCTAGGGAGCGCTGGAAGGAAACAAATCTCACCTCCATGAGATTGCAGCAACATTTCAGCTACACCAGCTGTGCCGCCGAAATTACCGTCAATCTGAAAAGGAGGATGCCGATCAAAGAGATTATTATAGGTAGAATCCGTCAATAAATGACGGAATTGATCGTAGGCTTGCTCACCATCTCGCAATCGTGCCCAGAAATGAATCAGCCATGCCCTGCTCCATCCCGTATGGCCTCCGCCATTCGCGAGCCGTCGCTCCAATGTGACCCTTGCCCCCTCGGCTAGTTCAGGTGTGTGATTGACATGGATTTGTTCACCTGGGCTGAGTGCGAACAAATGGGAAATATGACGATGCCCTGGCTCCACTTCCTCATAGTCCTCCAGCCACTCCATGATCTGTCCATGCTTGCCAATAGACGGTCTAGGCAGCTTTAGGATTGCAGCTCGCAGCGTCATTTCAAACTCTTCGTCTCGTTCTAATATACGTGCGGCTGTCATGCAGGCATTCCATAACGCATACGTAATCTGACTATCCATCGAAGGTCCCATGCAGAGGGATGCCTTGGTTCCATCTGGTAAAAGATATGAATTTTCAGGAGATACGGAGGGGCCGGTCACTAATCGGCCTTGCTCGTCCTCCTGCATATAAGCTAACAGAAATACCGCAGCTTCTTTCATGATGGGATAGGCTCTCTCTGAAAGAAACGTTCTATCCATTCCAAATTGATAATGTTCCCATAGATGAAACGACAGCCACGCCGCCCCCATAGGCCACACAGAACACGTTACGAGGATGCCCTCAACATGCGTGTCCCCCCACAGATTGGTATTGTGATGGGCGACGAAGCCTTCGCAGCCATATACCTGCTTCGCGGTCCGCCTTCCATTCGGCAGCATGCGTTCAATGAGATCGAACAAGGGCTCATGACACTCCGCCAGATTACAAATTTCTGCAGGCCAGTAGTTCATTTGCGTATTAATATTAATCGTATATTTGGATTCCCAAGGCGGCGTAAAGCTATTGTTCCATAGGCCTTGCAAATTGGCCGCAAGCGTACCCGGACGAGAACAAGAAAGCAATAAATATCGACCGAATTGGAAAAAAAGTGTATCCAGTACAAGATCCGTTCTTCCTTCTCTAACTCGCTGCAACCTTACGTCGGTCGGCAGATCTTCCCTTTCATCTTCAGATTGATATGGAAACAATTCTAGCGAAACTCTTCGATACAAGCTTCTATAATCACGAATATGATCGTTCAGAATCGAAGAATAGGACCGCTGAGTTGCTCGATCCAGCTGTTCCAAACAAACCATCAATGGATCTATGCAGCGAAACGTTGAATTCGCCGACACATACAGAGTAACGGTATCCGCCTTCTCAACGGAGAGAAAATCCCCGATAATCTGAACGGTCCCTCCTTCGGCAACCGCTCTAACTCCGACATGGAATCGGACTCCTCCCGTCCCGCACTCACCGTTCATTACAATTGTATCTGTTCCGTGAGTAAATGTCCCTAGGTCAAATGGACGACGCATTAAGTTGACACTACACGTTAAGCTTCCTGGCAGGCTTGCCTTCAAGCGAATAACGAGGACTTGATCGACTGCACTACTGAAGGCTTCGCGCTCGTATTGAATCCCATTTAACTTATACTCGGTGCGGACAACGGCTTGATCAAGATCTAATTCTCGACGATAGGCTTCCACGGGCCCTTCATGGTCCAGCATCCATAGGTTCAAATCACCCAGCGGTTGATAAGGATACATATATTTAGGCGATGACATGAAGGACATTCGGGTTACATGCTCGGCTTCTCCCAGCTTTTGATCATGCAATAATTGTCGAATGTGTTCGACGTGGGTAGAAACATCCTTTTGATTGGTTCTAATGGGACCCCCATACCAGATAGAATCTTCATTTAATTGAATTTTTTCCTGAGCTACTTTGCCGAATATCATGCCGCCAAGTCTACCATTACCGATGGGGAGCGCTTCTTCCCATTGCTCGGCCTGATCTTGATACCAGAGTACCTGATTGGATCGATTTCCATTCATCATTTTTTCTCCTTACATAGAGGAAGAGGGTCTCTAAGAGAGACCCTAGTCCGATTATTTTCTCGCATTAAATCGATCATAGGCAGCTTGGTACATCTTGGTCGCATCGTCAATGCCCATGATTTTCAGCTTCTTGACGAATGCATCATAATTGCTAAGCGGCTCCACACCCATAATGAATTTCAAGATCATTTCCGTCTTGTACGTATTAATATCTGCCATCATCGCAGTAAGCTTAGACAATTCGCTCGTTGAGAAACCGAGACCTAATGGCGTATTCAAAGACGTATCTCCCTTGCCCCAATTAGTGGCCGCTTCTTGCTGTTCCGGTAATACGAGGTTGATTTGACTATAAGCATCAAAATCCATCACCTTCGTAAAGCCGTTAATCGGGAATGCGTAATGGCTAATTGCCTGGTTCGGCGATTTCCCTGCGGTGTTCTTCAGAATCTCATCCGTGAATTGCTTCTTCCCATCTTTCACTGTGTAGCTCTTACCTTCAATTCCCCAATTAAGAAGCGTCTGCCCTTCTTCTGAATACAAGTAGTCCAGTAATTTTGCAGTCTCGACTGGATATTTATTGCTCTTGGTGATCACGCCTTGCCAGCCAACTTTTTGAATTAAATCCGCTGTATAATTATAAGGCTTGCCTGCAGGACCTACCGGCGGGGTGAGTCCAATGAATTTGAAATTAGAATTCTTTGCTCTTGCTGCTTTTGTATTGTTGCCAAGTCCTCCTCCAACCGTGGAGTAAGTTGCACCAGCCAGGTCACCCTGCAGCTTGGTATCGCGACTCTTCGCATCCGTAGAAGCATACTCCGAATCAATAAGTCCTTCTTTATACCAGCTGTTCATCGTCGTTAAGAAATCTTTAAATGGTGGTTGAATAGGTCCATATTGCAATTTGCCGCTGGATGGGTCACGATAAAATCCATCTAATACTCCCCATGCCGTTGCAAACTCCGTTATACCGGACAGCCCTCCCCCTAAAACTCCGTTGTTTGTCTTCGCAATGGTATAAGGAATTTCATCCGCTTTTCCGTTTCCATTCGGATCCTTTTCTTTAAATGCCTTAAGAACGGTATGCCATTCGTCAATGGTCGTTGGCGGTTGCAAGCCAAGCTTATCCAGCCAATCCTTTCGCATGAAAAACCCCGTATATGCTAACCGCCTAGGGTCAGGATCTAATTGATAAAACGCAGGCATCGTGCCATCGTCCATCGTAGCAAATTTTTTAATATCCGGATACTTTGCTAGAATACTCTTGTAATTAGGCGCATATTTATCAACAAGATCATTGAGCTTGACTGCGGTACCGTCGTCGATCAACCCCTTCAGTCCGCCTGGAATATTATTGATATCCCAGAAAATCACATCCGGATAGTCTCCTGAAGCCAGCATGACGTTAATTTGATCAGGAGTTGCGGGATGCTGCCATTCAATATGAATGCCTGTCCTTTTTTCAATTTCTTGAAATCCCTCTGCCATACCCATATTCCCCAGTTCAGTGCCAGCAAA
This window encodes:
- a CDS encoding alginate lyase family protein, with the protein product MNIQALLKVPMTTGELLSSLRARLEPVAAKGTYISEHMPELVQATIANAEEAYKGMMVLPGTGGVREFVGNPPYWLERRHNDNEFLWQLNRMTHWQDLLEAYTLTRDDKYGRKVIEEMLDWIETIDIREDMVNYPIEFYSQCHPLRALELGIRNYHTWPLVLEHLGPTDLFTEELLEAYLGAVYKQIKILRKVSPILWPKADHNHFLMECLGILTTALYFPELKEAEEWKSFAIHGIERCVSAQLTEDGGQIEGCPSYHNGCMFWFGLAVVLSKRFHFQFSDAYLKLLRKNLDYSLYSLRPTGKCIPVGDSTAKPIAVIGALYGYLALDDSSWLGLAANLIDYEKIIHEVNKHIWRALDVKRLHEELLALQGNPYECDKLTTFWNRTLHQAIIRTGWHSEALSFLFTCRSPVQNAHAHIDLMSFDFTALGKNMVCDPGIFCYREDDDRRQFKSASYHSTLLIDERDHFEYLSSWEYGPQKTGEIYNVEHRGFYQIASAFHLNYEPAVHYRHIALVDDKMLVIVDRVKGLDDQEVERYFHLDYTEVAAYPDVVLATSHMANLAIYSYPWEAVDLLPGRLSDEHDVARAATRVRFRGKQSGTAVYLTVLVPYQGDQRPVVDIRPMGDASFELSCSENYQVIVNDRDMTISCGRE
- a CDS encoding CBM96 family carbohydrate-binding protein, translated to MLKRNRWKSRLLVTAAVLLLTPSLLPQVTNAYSDVSTVSDQQLFGHWNGTSWDVPPGLDYGYTSSGVQVLATVQNDVKAGNYPQAQQDLLTYFKGRTNRQPLPITSSFSNTTAADFAIDDIISGVTAEYPIGTINLTQTAGSASIDVTTALQSASSSISFMLMGRYKGIDTAMINSKEASNSGVRPYLQYTLVGDPNTYTLAATADTYIRAGASNADQNYGSAQLLNVRGSGLPFDENEQRAYIVFPASTITGTIQTASLVVNGNFVRGTGSSSTQMTVAVYNASPVTESSATWNNTLLNTVSWQGAPGGFNWDTPGGINTSIMSRFYHAPIVAVAYQATNDEKYASNLLRQITGFIQTYGNDPTIQAPYNPVNLDDSSRVNKWMQAYEIIRKSSSIDAGANTSMLKSLWKSGTNFYTDANYRADNNWGTFESQALFNLGVYFPEFAASTDWTTAAKTRLESQVQTLTLSDGTYTENSTFYTAGELSTFLDIKSMAQINSVSLSGKLDTFIQQLAKYVMDSSYPDHTDIQSGDGDRADRTSLVQKVGTLYGNSDLTNYQSTAYTSVLDAGSKQAFMRTGWTASDSFMSFTAKEGNHGNPDLLSVTAYAYGQPLIANMGRYSYNNDAVSNWLRLDTESRNTIKVDNTSQTVDSTGVGLTSHGDVNRWATNGSFDFVEGTSTGYASVPHTRDVLFIRDGFWIVSDLLQPTSGTHSYNQTWHMRPDASPSIDATTKRIKTNSGNGDIEIVPVDGSSLSSATLENGYYSQRQGVVSVAVYGSYKQNAVSGDAVFDTVLYPTASTATLSKDVTVTRKSTGVSAATATAAQIDLPDGSTGMYYLSHEATPTATRTYGSPNNYTFNGKAAYTEFSSSGSLTKALMVGGSSLKRSSSDVFLSSAVVPEIGVEWNGTTLEVSGASLQPDASTTTAIKIYAPTSVTSVKLNGAAVSFTRVGSYLYAVGIKSPGTPIVTSAKSTSSGQITLNWKPVDGATGYNVYIGTSSGSYGSPVAAGNTTSYTLSGLTNGTIYYMAVTATNSNGESNPSGQALAQPLSAPSTPVIVSTVASDKQVTLNIKNVPYAKKYNYYYSTSPTNLQSPGNRYTSCTNATLNPSCTIVGLVNGTTYYVAASAVNDSGESSITAVQSVTPATIIDVPFVSSLTVANNTATLRWKPVTGATGYSIKYGNNSGKYYHLKDLGTATSFSIPMNGAPFYFIVAAYNTSGTGLYSKEFAAPLTNSPFMKVYADADAYVTNNDATLRGSESKMYVQTGTTSRESLVRFDLSAVTSSITSAQVQLMPLTANNASSAQQTAALVDNSWSESTVTWSTKPARSTTIASWTGPVVGTPITFDATTAVTTALAGDKKLSLNIYNPNTDSSYIAYGTKENTLANAPVLTLSLSPQTTSLTSTADSFVRDGSYSTTSYGTSATGDVKNSGTGFNRKTYIQFDTSSITGPISKATVILTPTTVASPNLKNTVDLVDNNWTETGTSAITWSNQPIGSLGTIATWTSPSVYQPLPIDVTSQVIAAMANPTDHRISLRVYSPVDQGGSGNTSYGMKENTTLGFRPVLVITR
- a CDS encoding helix-turn-helix domain-containing protein; protein product: MILVPLLLAFLSYKQYSGVLETQISDYNLSMLQQTEKVMDEHFGNVEQQVLGLTQEPLVQRLLNTPTEMDNQDKYNLSQLIALLNRVKAKDIYVKGIYIYFNRSDMVVTDSSKFNPPDFFETAKLQSGGDYQQWKTMMGEHHKLDYIHEQQISSSVSANEKVIGLLQSVSSKNSQDAFATIVIWIGASDVDKLLDTAFKRNQAAVYLFDNQNQILLYYGDEKIRSALPLENVLPLRTDRIRLTGAGKEFIVSRVSDELKKRSIVSVVPTEFIERDLRGTRNTFIWLSLGMITLSMLIAYLLAYISYLPVKRLMGKLQKRMTGQPDLYATKNEFDMIAFAAESAWAEKDKMSTILKSQAPNIRNQLLIQFLKGNVAWEDLSPQTLETVDVKFPHPYFLFILVHIDQFHKDSLAEKTFSKFVIGNILEHLGQYGDTAYVIDLDLEKIGVIYNIKSDQLDIRSLHSSIQEGITFIKNKFNNDVSIALGSIHEGTDGAVFSYNEALKAMEYRLIKGSNTVISYQDTLVEFNPSKYMYPLEIEMSLVSAIQHGDIKRTERLLDTVFELNLAQDKMPLDLARCLFFDLMCTAIKVLNETVASYQEVFESDRNPYDDLLACQTIRAMQETVRNIFQKLSLHMNEKRTSRSDSLKDRMLHYLKQNYHDPNMSLATMASYMNMNPTYLSNLIKEQVGRNFIELVNEFRVDEVKRLLINGDMTLQEIAQKVGYSNSVVLSRNFKKIEYTTPGEYRQFNRT